The genome window TAAGTTGTCAAAATCTCGAGTTAATGAAATTATCCTTTTGGTCAAGCCATCAATCTTTGCAAAAAGTTCATCTGTTTTTTCTTTGTCTGAATAGAGCTCTAGCCCTTTTTGATTTAGCTTATGTTCGTCTTCTGGTTTAGCATAATTTTCCCATACGCCATCTTGATAAATGAAGACAAAGTTGGCTTTGCCATAATCACTTTTTGCAACAAGGTCAGTGAAAGTAATGCCTGGACCAGGTGCAAATTTAAAAATAGAATTGTATTTGTTCATGATTGATCGTTTGTTCTTGCTCAAATTTTCTTTTGTGAAATTAATATCAGTTCTCAAGCACTTCGCTAACCTTAGAGGCGAGTTTTTCCGGTTCGAATTGGGCTTTGACAAAATACTCTTTAGCGCCGAGAGATCGGGCTTTGTCGGCTGAAGCCTCCTCTGGAAGATTTGTGAGCATCATTACCGGAATTGAAGATGTTTCTTTGTTGTCTTTCAGTTTTTCTAGCACGTCGAGACCGTTTTCTTGGGGCATAATTATATCAAGAAGAATTAAATCCGGCATTTCTTTCTCCGCCGCCTCTAGTGCTTCGATGCCATTTCCCGCGGTTATTACTTCGTGTCCAGTCAGCGCTTCCCCATACATTCGAAGGATTGGTTCTTCGTCATCAACTATTAAGATCTTTGCCATTAGTCTCCTTTGTCCTTTTAGGAATATTGATTAAAATTTTGGTGCCTTTTTTGGGCTTACTTTCGATATTTAATGTGCCGCCGTGTTTTTCAATGATGGTCTTGGCA of Patescibacteria group bacterium contains these proteins:
- a CDS encoding response regulator, translated to MAKILIVDDEEPILRMYGEALTGHEVITAGNGIEALEAAEKEMPDLILLDIIMPQENGLDVLEKLKDNKETSSIPVMMLTNLPEEASADKARSLGAKEYFVKAQFEPEKLASKVSEVLEN